A single Xylanimonas cellulosilytica DSM 15894 DNA region contains:
- a CDS encoding phage antirepressor KilAC domain-containing protein, with protein sequence MTTDLQQFDFHGAGVRIITDEHGDPWFVAADVAAALSLGNIHSSLSLLDDDEKGLHTVETLGGAQTTSTVNEPGLYSLVLRSRKPEAKAFKRWVTHDVLPAIRKTGSYGVPALTGPELMARALIEADATIKAAHAELAVARPKVEAFDAFLSTDGDYSVRDAAHVLSRHHAILTGEKRLRDWMLTAGWLYRDPTGAPRAYQRRIDAGHLVEKAQWHYRPDNGEKVTDPPQVRVTPRGIEALAKALTKVTAQGELTITAS encoded by the coding sequence GTGACCACCGACCTGCAGCAGTTCGACTTCCACGGCGCCGGCGTCCGCATCATCACCGACGAGCACGGCGACCCCTGGTTCGTCGCCGCTGACGTCGCCGCGGCGCTCAGCCTCGGCAACATTCACTCGTCGCTCTCCCTGCTCGATGATGACGAGAAGGGCCTCCATACTGTGGAGACCCTCGGTGGAGCGCAGACGACGTCGACCGTCAACGAGCCGGGCCTCTACTCGCTCGTCCTGCGCAGCCGCAAGCCCGAGGCGAAGGCGTTCAAGCGCTGGGTGACGCACGACGTACTCCCGGCGATCCGCAAGACCGGCTCGTACGGTGTGCCGGCACTGACGGGCCCGGAGCTGATGGCCCGGGCGCTCATCGAGGCGGACGCGACGATCAAGGCCGCGCACGCCGAGCTCGCCGTCGCCCGCCCGAAGGTCGAGGCGTTCGACGCGTTCCTGTCCACCGACGGGGACTACAGCGTGCGAGACGCCGCACACGTCCTGTCCCGCCACCACGCGATCCTCACCGGGGAGAAGCGGCTACGCGACTGGATGCTCACCGCCGGTTGGCTCTACCGCGACCCCACCGGCGCACCGCGCGCCTACCAGCGCCGCATCGACGCCGGGCACCTCGTCGAGAAGGCCCAGTGGCACTACCGCCCCGACAACGGCGAGAAGGTCACCGACCCGCCCCAGGTCCGCGTCACCCCGCGCGGCATCGAGGCACTCGCCAAGGCGCTGACCAAGGTCACCGCCCAGGGCGAACTGACCATCACCGCATCCTGA
- a CDS encoding DUF6093 family protein — protein MPLDTTHPVHPDWAAHYQPVSQRTMNATVTVTDGTTGGGWDPVTGPIPDAPVVVYTGKARVAYKPVRAEDRDAAGQRVTVRDVTVAVDRDACPELATTARVKVTAVDANGPAALAGRTLAVQSTAWPSHALEQVITCTDDQTNQGA, from the coding sequence ATGCCCCTCGACACCACCCACCCCGTCCACCCCGACTGGGCGGCCCACTACCAGCCCGTCTCCCAGCGCACCATGAACGCCACCGTGACCGTCACCGACGGGACCACCGGCGGCGGCTGGGACCCCGTCACCGGGCCCATCCCGGACGCCCCCGTGGTCGTCTACACCGGGAAGGCCCGCGTCGCGTACAAGCCGGTGCGGGCCGAGGACCGGGACGCCGCCGGGCAGCGGGTCACCGTCCGCGACGTGACCGTCGCCGTCGACCGCGACGCCTGCCCCGAGCTCGCGACCACCGCCCGCGTCAAGGTCACCGCCGTCGACGCGAACGGGCCCGCCGCGCTGGCCGGCCGCACCCTGGCCGTGCAGTCAACCGCCTGGCCCTCCCACGCACTCGAGCAGGTCATCACCTGCACCGACGACCAGACCAACCAGGGGGCGTGA
- a CDS encoding HK97-gp10 family putative phage morphogenesis protein, producing MGFDVHGLRRLAADLRDVAAQAGPVVDLVVRKTAFDIERDAKILAPVDTGNLRTSISTDVAATNSTVSAEIGPTANYGLFLEVGTSRMAPRPYMGPALDRNTPAFDAAMAQIVDRFS from the coding sequence ATGGGGTTCGACGTGCACGGCCTGCGCCGCCTGGCAGCCGACCTGCGCGACGTCGCAGCCCAGGCAGGCCCCGTCGTCGACCTCGTCGTCCGCAAGACCGCGTTCGACATCGAGCGGGACGCGAAGATCCTCGCCCCCGTCGACACCGGCAACCTGCGCACGTCCATCTCCACGGACGTCGCCGCGACCAACTCGACCGTGTCGGCAGAGATCGGCCCCACCGCGAACTACGGCCTGTTCCTCGAGGTCGGCACCTCACGGATGGCGCCTCGCCCGTACATGGGCCCGGCCCTGGACCGCAACACGCCAGCCTTCGACGCCGCCATGGCGCAGATCGTGGACCGGTTCTCGTGA